From Hemitrygon akajei chromosome 19, sHemAka1.3, whole genome shotgun sequence, the proteins below share one genomic window:
- the parp3 gene encoding protein mono-ADP-ribosyltransferase PARP3, whose amino-acid sequence MPPKRKSAQAATTKGKKVKTEPEEASLKSTVTALKAAPKEKLKAKIDEQCPLSVEAQAAVYEDYDCMLNQTNIGNNNNKFYIIQLIEQDDSYYCWTRWGRVGETGQNNLSPPLDLNKAVKEFEKKFKDKTKNDWAKRDSFTAHPGKYTMIEVQQGYEEATVMKNDVVDGNSVRKKVQPSTLDKNTQQLIKLIFSHDMFKEQMETMNLDLKKMPLGKLSKQQIAKGFDALDELEEALKSPNNAKRLEELSSKFYTIIPHYFGRNRPPVINTAEVLQAKKDMLLVLADIELAQSLQAEKEQKQKTEDVEVPNPLDEDYNLLKCQLTHLSQTTNDFKIVKKYVDETGSSNLKVVNVWRLDREGEAERFKAHNSIEHRRLLWHGTNIAVVAAILKTGLRIMPHSGGRVGRGIYFASENSKSAGYVGFTSSREGIMFLTEVALGNVHYIFNDNSQLRKPPMGFDSVVARGITEPDPSQDKVEIIDEKKVIVPQGKPKKVKLAKNSSFSQSEYVIYQESQARLRYLVQVRY is encoded by the exons ATGCCACCAAAGAGGAAATCCGCTCAAGCAGCCACTACCAAGGGCAAAAAGGTCAAAACAGAACCAGAGGAGGCCTCCTTGAAGTCGACTGTTACTGCGCTGAAGGCCGCCCCAAAGGAGAAACTCAAGGCCAAGATCGATGAGCAGTGTCCACTGAGCGTTGAAGCACAGGCTGCG GTTTACGAGGACTATGACTGCATGCTGAATCAaaccaacatcggaaacaacaaCAACAAGTTCTATATCATCCAGCTGATTGAACAAGACGACTCGTACTACTGTTGGACCCGCTGGGGCCGGGTG GGAGAAACTGGGCAAAACAATCTGAGTCCTCCACTTGACCTGAACAAAGCTGTGAAGGAATTTGAAAAAAAGTTCAAAGATAAGACAAAGAATGACTGGGCGAAGCGAGATTCCTTCACTGCGCATCCTGGAAAATATACCATGATTGAAGTTCAGCAGGGCTATGAGGAAGCAACAGTCATGAAG AATGATGTAGTGGATGGAAATAGTGTGCGTAAGAAAGTCCAACCAAGCACTTTAGATAAAAACACCCAGCAGCTGATCAAATTGATCTTCAGCCACGATATGTTCAAGGAGCAGATGGAAACAATGAATCTTG ATTTGAAGAAGATGCCTCTTGGGAAGCTGAGTAAACAGCAAATTGCCAAGGGGTTCGATGCATTGGATGAATTGGAAGAGGCCTTGAAGAGCCCCAACAATGCAAAACGGCTGGAAGAGTTGTCCTCAAAGTTCTACACCATTATTCCTCATTACTTTGGACGTAATCGACCCCCTGTGATTAATACTGCAGAGGTGCTCCAAGCCAAAAAAGACATGCTGCTG GTGCTTGCAGATATTGAACTTGCACAGAgtctccaagcagaaaaggagcagaagcagaagaCAGAAGACGTTGAGGTGCCAAACCCCCTGGATGAAGATTACAATCTGCTGAAATGCCAGCTCACTCACCTGTCCCAGACTACTAATGATTTCAAG ATTGTTAAGAAATATGTGGATGAAACTGGTTCCAGTAATCTGAAGGTTGTCAACGTCTGGAGATTGGACCGGGAAGGAGAG GCCGAACGATTCAAGGCTCACAACAGCATCGAGCACCGTCGTCTCCTGTGGCACGGGACCAACATCGCCGTTGTTGCTGCCATCCTGAAAACCGGGCTGAGGATCATGCCGCACTCGGGGGGGCGTGTCGGCAGAGGCATCTACTTTGCATCGGAAAACAGCAAATCAGCAGGATACG TTGGTTTCACATCCAGCAGGGAAGGCATCATGTTCCTGACTGAAGTGGCTCTGGGGAATGTGCACTACATTTTCAATGATAATTCCCAACTGAGGAAACCTCCCATGGGCTTTGACAGCGTTGTTGCCCGTGGCATCACCGAACCAG ATCCTTCTCAGGACAAGGTGGAAATTATAGATGAGAAGAAGGTGATCGTGCCGCAGGGTAAACCCAAGAAGGTGAAGCTGGCCAAAAATTCCAGCTTTAGCCAGAGTGAGTACGTCATCTACCAGGAAAGCCAGGCACGCCTTCGTTACCTGGTGCAGGTGCGGTACTGA